Genomic window (Procambarus clarkii isolate CNS0578487 chromosome 87, FALCON_Pclarkii_2.0, whole genome shotgun sequence):
aaagtgtagtactGTACTATTGTCCACACGCCCGAAAAGAGTTAAAGGAATAGTACAATCTACATTTTATCGATCCAGGTAGTCTTAAAACTACCTGTAGGGGAAGGGAATTGGGTCGCCGCGTCGCCCATCTGCCTCCACCGGTGAGACCCCCACCGACTGGCTTGTCCGGGGCCAGTCTTTCGGTGGGGAACGCAATAAATTGAGTTTCTCTCTGAGCTTCTGCCTTGTACAAGGCTCAAGGAGCTCAGAGGAAAACTCAATTTATGCTTGCATAGATTGTGCCGGTGTCCGCACGACCTTCCCCTCCGGGTAAGGAGGAGTTAAAGGACCGGACCAATCAGCGAGCGCGCTCCCAACAGCACCGACTGTGCAGCCATCTAGTGGCGGATTCTGAAGTTATCCCAGAAGTTATCCCAGAACCGCTCACTGGTAAAGGGGGGAGCAAGCTCCTTACACTTTACATAGTGGCTGGCGAGACCGCAAGTCCCCCGTGATTGCCGTCGACCTTCAGGGGCTGGCTTGTCCGGGGCCAGTCGCCTGAAGGGGAGACCATAGACTCTGTCTTCCTCCACACTTGTGCCTTGAGCCAGGTGCTGGAGGACGAACATAGCCTATGTTCACATTGATTGTGTTGTGGTCCGCACGCCCGTTTTTACAGAGTTTAATGGGGCAACACAATCAATGTTTGTCTCTGTCCCAGCAACGGCCTCGTGCTTCTGTCCCTTGTGATGGATCCACGACGGCCTTCGAGGCTGACGGTCCCGTGGGTGGAGGAGGACCAAACCCTGCAGGCAGCAACCCAGGTCGCTGCCCATAAGCAAAACCCACATTACTCACACCACACCGGCCGCCTGAAAGATGGACCAGCAACGACAGTGGGACCCGAGGTCGACCTTGGTGAGTCGGCCTCAGTACTCAAGATGGACCACGACTCTAGGACGACTGCCTGCCCTGACCCCAGCATGTGAAAGTGGAAGATGACGACTCCAGTGATGATAACTGTCTGGTGATCGACCTGGACGAATCGACCGTGTGGATGATGACAGCTGGCCAtgaggtcgcccttggcgaggcggcctcaaggaggaccatactcccccactctgggGTCAGTCTTGGGAGGCTGGCTCGGGGTGGGGTCGACGCTAGAGGCAGagacaagggggtcagcgctGTGAGGCTGGCCCATTCTACAGACAACACcgaggtcgcccttggcgaggcggcctcgaggaggaccatactccccCGCCCTGGGGTCAGTCCTGTGAGGCTGGCTCGGGGTAAGGTCGACGCGAGAGGTGAAGCCGCGAGGGTCAGTAATGTGAGGATGGCCCGTGACGCTGCCGACAacaccggggtcgcccttggcgaggcggcctcgaggaggaccttACTCCCCCACCCTGGGGTCAGTCCTATGAGGCTGGCTCTGGGTAGGGTCGACACCTGTGATAAGGACAAGGGGGTCAGCGCTGTGAGGCTGACCCACGACGATACCAGCAACGACGAtaccggggtcgcccttggcgaggcggcctcgaggaggaccttACTCCCCCGCCCTGAGGTCAGTCTTGGAAGGCTGGCTCTGGGTGGGGTCGACCCGAGTGACACCAATGAGGTCAACACTGGGAGGCTGGCCCATGACGCTACCAGCCGCCCagaggtcgcccttggcgaggcggcctcgagggGGACCTCTGTTGGGACCATCCTTGGCAGGACGAACCCGGGGGCCAGCAATGTGGGGCTGGTCTCTGATGAGACGACATCTTTCACCAAACCCAGCCCCGAAGACGACACCAGCATGTTGACATCGAGGACGACTCGATGTCAACACCCAGGACGCCGTTCTATAGTTTTGCATCTGGGGTCGGCTCCAGCGACGAAAGCATGTCAGCCCATGGGATAGGCTCCAGCGCTTTCCACCCGAGAACCAGCTCAAGACCAGGGTTGGCTGGTGACATGGAACTGGGGGTCGGCACCAGCGACGCAAGCCCGGGGGTCGGCTCCAGCGACACTAGCCCTGGGGCTGGCTCCCCCAACGAGCCCTTAAGGGCTGGTGCCTGCAATGCACCCCTGAGGGCTGGCCCTGGCAATACCAACACATCCACTACCAGGGCCGACCCCAGCGACAACGCCCGACCAGTCACAGTTCAGGAGACTGTTTTGGGGGTCGGCGCCAGCGACAATACTGCACCACACACCAATACAGACAACGACGTCGACTTCTGGGACGACGTTAACGTTCAcaggcagaggaacaagagattcGTCTTCCGCCATATAGCAAGAGAGACTGGCGCCAGCAGTGATGACGACAGTCGCTCCCAGGCCTCATCGGCCCCAGCAGGACACGACAACACCCCAGAGGCCCCTCAAGGGGCGCCACCAGCCCTCAGGGGGAACGACGCTAACGACAACGAACCCAGCCCAGACCAGCAGCCGCAGAGATGGGGGGAAGCCCTCACCATCTGGTTCCCACTCCCTAGGCACTAAGTGCACAGAAACGCCCTGCGCCCACGTCCACTCATCACAGGCGTGGACCAGCCAGCGTGTGTCGTTGCAACGACACCTGGAGGGTGGCCACGGGCTCCGCATTTCAGAAGTAATAtacaaataatacaaataataatacaaatataatatacaaagtctccgtggtgtagtggttagtctccgtggtgtagtggtaagacactcgcctggcgttccgcgagcgctatgtcatgggttcgtatcctggccggggaggatttactgggcgcaattccttaactgtagcctctgtttaacgcaacagtaaaatgtgtacttggatgaaaaaacgattcttcgcggcaggggatcgtattccagggaccataggattaaggacttgcccgaaacgctacgcgtactagtggctgtacaagaatgtaataactcttgtatatatatctcaaaaaaaaaaaattgcgccGGCTGCAGCTCAACTCTAAGCAAACGACCAACGACCCACACCTGTGCCCGCCTGCGTGAAATTCGGGCTGCTAGGACCCTGGACGACCGCCCCTTGTCGTTCCAGTGTGATACCCGCGGCTGCGGGTTTTCGTGCAATTCGAAAATTGGcataatgagccacagagaaatgCACTCCCGTCAAGCAACCAGAGAAGCCCGCCGAGCGGCCAGGCTGCCTGCACTAGACAGGGTGCAACGacagcctgacccaccaccagacGACGAACGACGACACCCTGGCCACGTGCTACCACCCAGCCCTGACAACCTGCCCCTGGCCGTAACCTCCAGCTCCGCGGAGGTGCCTGCACCACTGATAATCGCCTCAGCCAGCTTATCTCCGACGCCCCCCAGCCCAATACCTTCACCGGCCCTGTCACCACCCCGGCTTAGGCAACCACAGAGCTCACCCGCTCTCACCCATTGTGACAGTGATACCCTTCCCAGACATGCCCTCACCTACCCCCCCTGGGCCAGACAATGGCGATGGGGGTGACCCAGCTTCTCCAGCCACCAGCACCAACGACTCTGACAATGAAGATGCAGATGCTTCGCCCCACCATGATCATGAGAGCCCAGGAGAGCCACTGCAACGTCACACCGACGAGGCAGCACAAGAATGGGTGCTAGAGTCATTTTACGACCCCCTACTAGCCCTCCTCCAGACCCCTGACTGGGAGGGCTTCACCTGCCTCCTTGAAGACATCACTGAAGTAATACACGCACGCTTCCGCATCCGGACTGACGGGGAACGGCAAGCACCCCCAGTGATCGATGTAAATGACTGTAAATCGATCCAGCGCCTCTACAGGAACAACAGGAGGCGAGCAGTCCGACTTATCACCGCCGGGAAGAGTGCCAGATGTGAAATCTCAAGCGAGGAAGTTGAAAAGCACTTCACAGAGATGCTGGCGCCCAGGCCAGCACTAGAAGACCCCCAAGCACTCCAAGCAATCCCTGAACCGCCAGCCGATCGTGCAGAACTCAACGTGGCTGCGTTTAGGGAGGGCGAAGTGGAAATTAGACTGTCAAAAGCTGAGAATACTGCACCGGGCGACGACAGAATAACGTACCGACACTGGAAACAAGTCGACCCTGAGTGTAAGGTTCTCACAGCGATATTTAACATCTGCCTACACCACAAGCAAATACCCCAGTCTTTGAAAACATCACGAACTATCCTGATCCCGAAAGATGGGGACCCTGGAGCCGTCACCAACTGGCGCCCAATCGCCTTGTGTCGCACCATATGCAAGCTGTACACAGGGTGCTTGGCTGCCCGTCTGAGAAGCTGGATCGTGCACAATAATGCACTTTGCAACGCTCAGAAGGGGTTTATGCCAACGGACGGCGTGCTGGAGCACAACTTCATCCTCCAGCACTACCTTGACGAAGCACGAGGAGGAAACAGTGACGTCTACATTGCGTCACTGGACCTGACAAACGCGTTTGGATCGGTGCCAACTGAGCTGATCGACGCCTCCCTCCGCCGGATGGGTGCAGGACAAGCTTTCATCGACGTCGTCCAGAGCATCACAAGGGACAACTCTACAAGGATCATGACGGCTGATGGTGAAACGAACGTGATTCCTGGGCACTGTGGAGTCCGCCAAGGCTGCCCTATCAGTGGGCTCTTGTTCAATATTGCAATTGAACCTATCTTACGAACAGCCATTGCAACTGGCCTTGATACCGATCCTGACTTCAAACACCCCTTCCTggcctatgcagatgacatcacaCTGCTGGCCAGAACTGAAGCGGTTCTACAGAGCCTCCTAGACGTCACAACGGCGACCTGTGGGGACCTGAGACTGGCTCTAAACCCCAGAAAATGCTCCTCTATGCATATGTCTGGGAGACAGCCAAGGGGAATGAGAAATACGACTTTTCACATCGGCGAGACAAACATCAACTGCCGTAGGAACGGCGAAGAAAATAAGTTCCTTGGCAGGCCAGTAGGATTCCACCTACTGCCAAATTCTACAGCAATTGATGAATTCAAGAAGCTGGGAGAAGCCATACTGACCAGCAAGTTGGCACCCTGGCAAAGGATTGATGCTCTAAAGACCTTTGTATTCCCCACGACGGTATTCGCAATGAGAACGTGGCAGCTGAGGAAGGGAGATTGGCAGGAACTTGATGATCATCTACGGAAATTAATCAAGTCAACACTATCTCCCGACCCGAGCTACAAATGACTACCTATATGGCAGCGCAGCAGCAGGCTCCTGTGGAATCCCCCTTGCTGCAGAGGACTCAGACGTGTTTGTGATTGATTCGGCCTTCAAACTTCTTACTACGCCGGACCAAGACACAAGAAACATCGCGAAAGCAGACTGCACCAAGGTCGTGACCCGGAGACTACGAGAAGACGCTACATTAGTGAATGTCTGCCAATATCTGTCCAAGGAAGCAATTGCTCAGCGGCCGACTGGTCACAAAACAGTCTGGTCCAGAGCAAGAAATGCATCTGCAAGACTGGACACGAAATGGTCTGCCAACGGCGAAGAGCTAGCACTAACGTGCGGGGAACGGACCATGACAAGGAAGGAAAGAAGACTCGTGGCAAGGAATATCCGTAATCACCATCGTGGACTCAGAGACGAACGCCTGCAGGACAAGCCGGACCAGGGAAAAGTGATGAAGCAAGTCGCAAAAGTCGGGGAGACCATAATGACCAGCAAGTTGGCACCCTGGCAAAGGATTGatgcattgaaatcctttgtattCCCAACGACAGTGTTTGCAATTCGAACCTGGCAGCTGAGGAAGAGAGACTGGCAGCAACTCGACGAACATCTATGAGCATTAATCAAGTCAACGCTCTATCTCCCGACCCGAGCTACGAACGACTATCTATATGGCAGTGCAGTAGTAGGCTCCTGTGGTGTCCCCCTTGATGCAGAGGAATCAGACGTGTTTGTGATTGATTCAGCCTTCAAACTCCTTACTACGCCGGACCAAGACACACGAAACTTCGTTAGAGCGGACTGCACCAGGGTGGTGACAGACTAGAGAAGACGCTACATTAACGAATGTCTGCCAGTACCTGGTCCACGGAAGTCATGGCTCAGCGGTCGACTGGTCACGAAACAGTTTGGTCAAGAGCAAGGAATGCATCTGCACGACTTGACATAAAATGGTCTGCTGATGGTGAAGAACTAGCACTAACGTGCAGGGGAGAGGACCATGACACGGAAGGAAAGGAGACTCGTGGCGAGAAACATCCATAATCACCAT
Coding sequences:
- the LOC138358957 gene encoding uncharacterized protein yields the protein MSTPRTPFYSFASGVGSSDESMSAHGIGSSAFHPRTSSRPGLAGDMELGVGTSDASPGVGSSDTSPGAGSPNEPLRAGACNAPLRAGPGNTNTSTTRADPSDNARPVTVQETVLGVGASDNTAPHTNTDNDVDFWDDVNVHRQRNKRFVFRHIARETGASSDDDSRSQASSAPAGHDNTPEAPQGAPPALRGNDANDNEPSPDQQPQRWGEALTIWFPLPRH